In Setaria viridis chromosome 5, Setaria_viridis_v4.0, whole genome shotgun sequence, the genomic stretch GGTTATTGTTGTGCCAATTGTTTGGGGCAGGAATCAATGAATCATCAGCCTAACACATACAATCCTACTGCAGCTTTACCATTCAAATGTTGACTGAACCAGCAACTAGTGCACTTGAACCGTATCACATTCAGCTGCTGTTCGTCATGTCCAGCGACTTCAAGGATAAAGCCATTTGCcatcaggagaagaaacctTGGCCAAGTGCCCAACTGTACTACACACAAGTTGCAGTaaaagagcaaaaaaaaaaaggttcattATCACAATTCCATATGGATAGTAGATGCAAAGACAAGCCAACTCCTGCTCAAGACATGATCATTTGTGCTGGAGGTGGGAACACAGCCAGCAGGTAGACAACCTCCACCTCCCTGGATCCTCACCGAGGATTGACCATAGCCATCATGGCCTCGGCATGATTCAAGCAGAGCCATATTTGCCAAGATCGTGATACAGATTGTAGGATCATAAAGGTTGCATAATGTGGATCCGAATTCGTTCAAAGGATTGGTAAAAAAATAACGTTGCTCCTATATACCACCCTCCCTAGTTTGATGAACGAGGGTCACTACGTACTAAGAGAACGCATGGATCCCGAGTCTCCAACAGTGCGAGTAACTGAATGGCACCGATTAGCACCAAGGATCACAAGACACACTAAATGAAGGTAAAGGTGGCATTTTTTGTGGTTTTTCTGTCGGTCTGAACCCTCGAATCATGAAATCGCGGCACTAGAAGAAAGTCCACGGGAAGAGCAATCAAAAGAAATGCAGTGGATTTGATTGATTACCTTGGAAATTTGTGTAGCTATTTACCGGCCAATGCAGCTGAATCCCCTGCAGACCGCGAGCCATGCGGCGAagaggacggcgaggaggacgagatCCACGAGGATGACCATCCAGAGCTGGCGCCTCcaggcccaggcggcggcgcctccccgGTGGTCCCGCTTGGGCGTCCTCCGCGCGGCGAGCTCAGCGTCCCTCCTGGCCgcctcctcggcctcggcctctgcggcggcgacgtcgtgcTCCTCGCGCGCGAGCGCGGCCTCGTCGTCGGGCGGGAGCGGGAGGCGCATCGCGAGGCGCGGCATCTCGTCCCGCATCCTGTCCTCGGGGAGGCATcgcaggcggcggaggaagagcAGGAGCTGCGCGGCCGGGAGGTGCGGCGCCTgcgagacggcggcgagcgcgagcgggGGTGCGAGGAGCAGCgcgtgcgcgcggccggcggcggagtgggtgaggtggcggtggtgcggcggcgcggcggcgaggagggctgCGGCGAGCGGGGGGAGGTCGTCGGCGTCGGTGGGGAGCTCGGCGACGAGGTGGGTGTCGCGGAAGACGCAGGCGTAGAGCAGCGGGTGCGAGGCCGGGAGCATCCGAGGCAAGCCCCAaggcggggcgggggcgggggcggcggagagggagaTCCGAGTTGGGTGTTGGCGGCGAGGCGATGCCGACGTggtgggggcgggcggcgctgcGCTGCGATGCCGATGCGCTGGAGGAAGGGGAAGAATTGCGATTGCCTGGCCGGGTCTGTCTGCAGCCTGCTTGTGTGTGTCTGTCCGTCTgtggtcttcttccttccttcccctgGCCTGGATGAAGGCAGACAGACTGGACTTGTTTCATTCCAGATTTCAGTTTCTTTCTCtcagaaccaaaaaaaaaaaagaactttcttttttcttttcttttccttcttttatgTAATTCATCaccatttttctcttttttggatTGGATGTCCACTCTAAAAGAACTGGTGATCATCTTGGCactgtagtagtagtagcagtagTA encodes the following:
- the LOC117858628 gene encoding uncharacterized protein, whose translation is MLPASHPLLYACVFRDTHLVAELPTDADDLPPLAAALLAAAPPHHRHLTHSAAGRAHALLLAPPLALAAVSQAPHLPAAQLLLFLRRLRCLPEDRMRDEMPRLAMRLPLPPDDEAALAREEHDVAAAEAEAEEAARRDAELAARRTPKRDHRGGAAAWAWRRQLWMVILVDLVLLAVLFAAWLAVCRGFSCIGR